From Lysinibacillus sp. SGAir0095, the proteins below share one genomic window:
- a CDS encoding flavocytochrome c, which translates to MGESYSVIIVGAGMAGLCAALEAANSNAKVLVLEKEEAIGGSSLLSGRFMAFAGTDLQKKCSFVDNSELLIADMLEVGKGKNEKKLVEAYGHHQLETYQWLVENGVEFDAVRAASGHSVPRGHTIKPLQAITTLYNQALKTGNVTFELEASVKRLRKNADGRISVVIYEKDGLEYFAKAEQGVILTCGGFSKSEEMLESFAPQLHAALRIGGKGNVGDGIKLAWEHGAWIRDLPYLQGTYGFHPAANGERKSQAHAFYKGAIIVNKKGKRFVNESHSYKIIGTEALKQQETVSYQVWDQPIMNESVAGDALYDFENLYSLGLINQADSIEELADIINVPLESFKETIAKYNEDIQTGVDQDFGRTSLTHTFGKPKPIIQAPYYAMVTTVAMLATYAGLAVDENAQVLNPFNEPIDGLYAAGEIAGGFHGAGYMTGSSLGKASIFGKIAAKKVLSISVPQKDNLSI; encoded by the coding sequence ATGGGGGAGAGTTACAGCGTAATCATTGTCGGTGCAGGAATGGCTGGTCTTTGTGCTGCACTTGAAGCAGCAAATAGTAATGCAAAAGTATTAGTCCTTGAAAAAGAGGAAGCTATTGGAGGAAGCTCGTTACTTAGCGGTAGATTTATGGCCTTTGCCGGCACAGATTTACAAAAGAAGTGTAGTTTTGTTGATAACTCTGAGCTTCTTATTGCAGATATGCTTGAAGTTGGTAAAGGAAAAAATGAAAAGAAACTAGTTGAAGCATATGGTCATCATCAGCTAGAAACCTATCAGTGGCTAGTTGAGAATGGTGTTGAGTTTGATGCAGTTCGAGCTGCTAGTGGGCATAGTGTACCAAGAGGACATACCATTAAGCCCCTTCAAGCCATTACAACTTTGTACAATCAAGCTCTAAAAACAGGAAATGTTACCTTTGAATTAGAAGCTTCGGTTAAAAGATTAAGGAAAAATGCCGATGGCCGAATCTCCGTCGTCATTTATGAAAAGGACGGTCTGGAGTATTTTGCAAAAGCAGAGCAAGGGGTAATTTTAACCTGTGGAGGTTTTTCAAAAAGTGAGGAAATGCTTGAATCCTTTGCACCACAATTACATGCTGCCTTAAGGATTGGTGGAAAAGGGAATGTTGGAGATGGTATTAAGCTTGCCTGGGAGCATGGTGCATGGATAAGAGATTTGCCATATTTACAGGGTACCTATGGCTTCCACCCAGCAGCAAATGGTGAAAGAAAATCCCAAGCCCATGCTTTTTATAAGGGTGCAATCATTGTAAACAAGAAGGGTAAAAGATTTGTGAATGAGTCACATTCTTATAAAATCATCGGCACTGAGGCACTTAAGCAACAAGAAACTGTAAGCTATCAAGTGTGGGATCAGCCCATTATGAATGAAAGTGTTGCAGGTGATGCACTTTATGATTTTGAAAACCTTTATTCTCTAGGATTAATTAATCAAGCCGATTCCATAGAAGAATTAGCAGACATTATAAATGTACCTCTAGAAAGCTTTAAAGAAACCATTGCGAAATATAATGAAGACATTCAAACAGGGGTCGACCAAGATTTTGGACGAACTTCTTTAACACACACGTTTGGAAAGCCAAAACCAATTATTCAAGCTCCTTATTATGCGATGGTTACAACTGTTGCAATGTTAGCTACTTATGCTGGGTTAGCAGTAGATGAAAACGCACAAGTGTTAAATCCTTTTAATGAACCGATTGACGGACTTTATGCAGCTGGTGAGATTGCTGGAGGATTCCACGGTGCTGGTTATATGACTGGAAGCTCTCTTGGAAAAGCTTCTATCTTCGGCAAAATTGCGGCTAAGAAAGTATTATCTATATCTGTTCCACAAAAAGATAACTTATCAATTTAA
- a CDS encoding FAD-binding protein, which yields MTYNVDFDLAIIGCGAAGTAAALAAAEKAKEQNQNLKIAILERTAYEQRGGNTRWTAAYMRMENIDQPAPNFVEDMMAFSDNYADRSYIETLHQNAGATLRWVKAKGVDFDYLPTMFLTSSKPRLLPVGGGRAIIDTLSLRARALGVEIIYKATAWNLSLDESGAVNGLKVRIKGGESLELKVKAVILAAGGFQGSHEMMAQYIGRDAHKIPPVCEGGYFNKGEAIRMALSLGAKGAGQWDAFHAEPVDPRSKREEAGVMLYPYFILVNQDGMRFTDEGYTTIDEQYEAVARKIFYECPQHIAYMIADQKMYDIPNYTEALQTEQPPILANTIEELAEKLNMPKDRLTKTVNDFNKAIQPGKFLWNKKDDKKALGIKPEKSNWAIPIDQGPFIAYPIISCNVFTNGGIATDTDGRVLSNDNDPIPGLYAAGEMTGLYYGKYPGGTSVLRSLVFGKRAGEHAISYLSSMEKSYS from the coding sequence ATGACGTATAATGTAGACTTTGACCTAGCCATCATTGGATGTGGAGCGGCTGGAACAGCGGCTGCACTAGCTGCTGCTGAAAAAGCAAAGGAACAAAACCAGAACTTAAAGATCGCAATATTAGAAAGAACTGCCTACGAACAACGCGGAGGGAACACAAGATGGACAGCAGCCTATATGCGTATGGAAAATATCGATCAGCCCGCACCGAATTTTGTAGAAGATATGATGGCATTTTCTGATAACTATGCCGATAGAAGCTATATTGAAACATTACACCAAAATGCTGGTGCAACCTTAAGATGGGTGAAAGCAAAAGGGGTAGACTTTGATTATTTACCAACGATGTTTCTAACATCTTCAAAACCACGGTTACTTCCTGTTGGTGGGGGACGGGCCATCATTGATACATTGTCTTTACGTGCGCGTGCGCTTGGAGTAGAGATTATTTATAAAGCGACTGCTTGGAATCTCTCATTAGATGAAAGCGGGGCAGTGAACGGTTTGAAGGTACGTATAAAAGGAGGAGAATCCTTGGAGTTAAAGGTGAAGGCAGTTATCTTGGCTGCTGGTGGTTTCCAAGGAAGTCATGAAATGATGGCCCAATATATTGGCCGTGACGCCCATAAAATTCCGCCTGTTTGTGAAGGTGGTTATTTTAATAAGGGAGAAGCAATTCGAATGGCACTATCCTTAGGAGCTAAAGGGGCGGGTCAATGGGATGCATTTCATGCCGAACCGGTTGACCCACGAAGCAAACGTGAGGAAGCAGGCGTGATGCTCTATCCTTATTTCATCTTAGTAAATCAAGATGGAATGCGTTTTACGGATGAGGGCTATACAACAATCGACGAGCAATACGAAGCAGTAGCTCGTAAAATTTTCTATGAATGCCCACAACATATTGCCTACATGATTGCTGATCAGAAAATGTATGACATTCCAAACTATACAGAAGCACTTCAAACAGAACAGCCTCCAATTCTAGCAAACACAATCGAAGAATTAGCTGAAAAATTAAATATGCCAAAAGATAGATTAACGAAAACTGTGAACGATTTTAATAAAGCAATTCAGCCTGGAAAATTTTTATGGAATAAAAAAGATGATAAGAAAGCACTTGGCATAAAGCCTGAGAAATCAAATTGGGCTATCCCTATTGATCAAGGGCCATTTATTGCTTATCCGATTATTTCCTGTAATGTGTTTACAAATGGTGGAATTGCGACAGATACGGATGGTCGTGTGCTTTCAAATGATAATGATCCGATTCCTGGGCTTTATGCAGCTGGGGAAATGACAGGTCTTTACTACGGTAAATACCCGGGAGGTACGTCTGTGCTCCGAAGCTTAGTTTTTGGTAAGCGCGCTGGAGAACATGCAATTAGCTATCTATCTTCAATGGAGAAATCTTATTCATAG
- a CDS encoding SDR family NAD(P)-dependent oxidoreductase, which yields MELKGKVALVTGGGRGIGRETCLLLASYGADVAVCARSQAECEEVVQTIKTQYGTNAISVICDVGNLDEVKKCVAKTISELGQIDILINNAGVMSLKPFVETSVEEWQWVQDINVNGAFYLCKEVIPEMITRKDGIIINIASIWGTKGGPNRSAYITSKHAIIGFTKALGEEMKPYGIRVNAVSPGPVDTKMMTDIAPDYDKSAWLKPIDIANVIVDLALPKSVAVTATTIEAFGKGQPVSN from the coding sequence GTGGAGTTAAAGGGAAAAGTGGCTTTAGTTACTGGTGGAGGAAGAGGGATTGGTCGTGAAACCTGCCTATTATTAGCCTCATATGGAGCAGATGTTGCTGTTTGTGCTCGCAGTCAAGCTGAATGTGAGGAAGTAGTACAAACAATTAAAACACAATATGGTACTAATGCAATTTCTGTTATCTGTGATGTAGGAAATCTGGATGAAGTAAAGAAGTGTGTAGCAAAGACAATTAGTGAATTAGGTCAGATTGATATTTTAATTAATAATGCAGGGGTTATGAGCTTAAAGCCTTTTGTTGAGACATCAGTTGAAGAATGGCAATGGGTTCAAGATATTAATGTAAATGGTGCTTTTTACTTATGCAAAGAGGTCATTCCGGAAATGATTACAAGAAAAGATGGAATCATTATTAATATTGCTTCGATTTGGGGGACAAAAGGAGGCCCAAATCGCAGTGCTTATATTACATCAAAACATGCGATTATTGGATTTACAAAAGCACTCGGTGAAGAAATGAAACCTTATGGAATTCGAGTAAATGCTGTTTCTCCAGGACCGGTAGATACTAAAATGATGACCGATATTGCACCTGATTATGATAAATCTGCTTGGCTTAAACCAATTGATATTGCAAATGTCATCGTTGACTTAGCACTGCCAAAATCAGTAGCTGTTACGGCTACGACCATTGAAGCCTTCGGAAAAGGCCAGCCAGTATCCAATTAA
- a CDS encoding acyl-CoA dehydrogenase family protein, giving the protein MGQVLKQKNPVEVAKSLVTKLKERAQETEDIRRIPDESIIELKEGGLFTMLRPKRYGGQELNLRTYSEAVVEISRGCASTGWIVALCAIRELMVAESFTEKAHDEIFGEHPEEVLFAGVYEPRKCIVKKVADGYLIEEGIWMFCSGSLHATWGYFGFPIYNEEGVLIDQKLMTVPFKELEIHDDWHTLGLRGTGSNSVKMTNVFVPDHRITSFSEALNGNFESTHLRDIPLYHSALFPGLILSLGLPGLGVLKNALESFKESLPFRRAAHMGVEFVKDAASTHAILAEASLKVETAEHYFYGLADLIDAWASKKKYMEREARVKALADIGYANKLLKEALDLLLAGSGSGFVYDGHPMQRTIRDFLTLHSHRSLSPIITLENYGRELSGLQTNAIRY; this is encoded by the coding sequence ATGGGTCAAGTATTAAAGCAAAAGAATCCAGTGGAAGTAGCCAAATCACTTGTTACGAAACTAAAAGAGCGTGCTCAGGAAACAGAGGATATTAGAAGAATTCCCGATGAATCAATTATAGAGCTAAAAGAAGGGGGATTATTTACGATGCTGCGTCCTAAACGATATGGCGGCCAGGAGCTTAATTTAAGAACATATAGTGAAGCGGTAGTAGAAATTTCCCGTGGATGTGCTTCTACTGGTTGGATTGTTGCACTTTGCGCTATCCGTGAATTAATGGTAGCAGAGTCATTCACAGAAAAGGCACACGATGAAATATTTGGAGAACATCCAGAAGAAGTATTGTTCGCAGGTGTCTATGAACCTAGAAAATGTATTGTGAAAAAAGTTGCTGACGGTTATTTAATTGAAGAAGGAATTTGGATGTTTTGTTCTGGTTCTCTACATGCAACTTGGGGCTATTTTGGTTTCCCGATTTATAACGAAGAGGGCGTATTGATTGATCAGAAGCTAATGACCGTACCATTTAAAGAGCTAGAAATTCATGATGATTGGCATACGCTGGGTTTAAGAGGAACTGGAAGCAACAGTGTCAAAATGACAAATGTATTTGTACCGGATCATCGAATTACGTCATTTAGCGAGGCATTAAATGGAAACTTTGAATCAACACATTTACGTGATATTCCACTCTATCATTCTGCATTATTCCCAGGTTTAATTTTATCTCTTGGATTACCTGGTTTAGGTGTTTTAAAAAATGCGTTGGAGAGTTTCAAAGAATCTCTTCCATTTAGAAGAGCAGCACATATGGGTGTTGAATTTGTCAAAGATGCGGCAAGTACGCATGCAATTTTAGCTGAAGCTTCCTTAAAAGTTGAAACAGCTGAGCATTATTTCTACGGTTTAGCAGATTTAATCGACGCTTGGGCTAGTAAGAAAAAGTATATGGAACGAGAAGCTCGGGTTAAAGCACTTGCTGATATCGGTTATGCCAACAAATTGTTAAAAGAGGCATTGGATTTATTACTTGCAGGTAGCGGTTCAGGGTTTGTATATGATGGGCATCCAATGCAGCGTACAATTCGTGATTTCTTAACGTTACACTCTCATCGCTCGTTATCCCCAATTATTACTTTGGAAAACTATGGTCGTGAGCTATCAGGCTTACAGACGAATGCAATAAGATATTAA
- a CDS encoding alpha/beta fold hydrolase, whose amino-acid sequence MVSVISSILKTDNFETYLNRSGEGNSETILFLHGSGPGVTSIANWRPALEALGEDFQCLAPDLYGFANSSHPEVPLKNRQAWMDEWINQTIQLLDKLNLEKVHLVGNSLGCSIALELLLEYPERFDKVVLMGPGGTPNTKMSFELARAKSFYDNPSKKKLQQIMSWFVYDVEKMWPLIESITDTRYENAMRPEVRRSNDSIFATAAVPIPTVALNRINNKVLLVHGLNDKVCSIESSYYLADHLKNVQLHIFGQCGHWTQLEEKNRFNHLIHTFFSGKL is encoded by the coding sequence ATGGTGAGTGTTATAAGCAGTATACTGAAAACTGATAACTTTGAAACATACTTAAACCGTTCTGGGGAAGGAAATAGCGAGACCATCCTATTTTTACATGGCTCTGGTCCTGGGGTTACATCCATTGCAAACTGGAGACCTGCACTTGAAGCTTTGGGTGAAGATTTTCAATGTCTTGCACCTGATCTATATGGATTTGCAAATAGTAGCCATCCAGAGGTGCCATTAAAAAATCGACAAGCCTGGATGGATGAGTGGATTAACCAAACGATTCAATTACTAGATAAACTGAATTTAGAAAAAGTACATCTCGTAGGAAATTCATTAGGCTGTTCAATCGCATTAGAGCTTCTGCTTGAGTACCCGGAACGATTCGATAAAGTTGTACTAATGGGCCCAGGTGGTACACCCAATACAAAGATGAGCTTTGAACTTGCTCGAGCAAAAAGCTTCTATGATAATCCTTCTAAGAAAAAACTACAGCAAATAATGAGTTGGTTTGTCTATGATGTTGAAAAAATGTGGCCGCTTATAGAATCTATAACAGATACTCGTTATGAGAATGCCATGAGACCAGAAGTTAGACGTTCGAACGATTCTATCTTTGCAACAGCTGCAGTACCTATTCCAACTGTCGCCTTAAATCGCATAAATAATAAAGTACTTTTAGTGCATGGCTTGAATGATAAAGTCTGCTCAATTGAATCCAGCTATTATTTAGCAGATCATCTTAAAAATGTACAATTGCATATCTTTGGTCAATGCGGTCACTGGACTCAATTAGAAGAGAAAAATCGTTTTAACCACCTGATTCACACATTCTTTTCAGGAAAATTATAA
- a CDS encoding heme-binding protein, producing the protein MTEFVTAIESKNISLEFANKLLEAAVKKGKELGIPFSIAIVDKVGNLKTFAAMDGAPVLSLDIAQNKAFSAAAYNRATHEWYDRLKDDPPLLHGIVHTERLVIFGGGYPIKINDELIGGIGVSGGHYSHDMQVCEAALEVANEFN; encoded by the coding sequence ATGACGGAATTTGTTACAGCGATCGAATCAAAAAATATAAGCTTAGAATTTGCCAATAAATTATTAGAAGCAGCAGTAAAAAAGGGCAAAGAGCTGGGTATTCCTTTTAGCATTGCTATTGTTGATAAAGTCGGAAACCTAAAAACATTTGCTGCAATGGATGGTGCTCCGGTACTCTCCTTGGATATTGCCCAAAATAAAGCATTTTCAGCAGCAGCCTATAATCGAGCAACACATGAATGGTATGACCGTTTAAAAGATGATCCACCTCTTTTGCATGGGATTGTTCATACAGAACGATTAGTTATTTTCGGTGGCGGCTATCCGATAAAAATCAACGATGAATTAATTGGTGGGATCGGAGTAAGTGGAGGTCATTATTCTCACGATATGCAAGTATGTGAAGCAGCTCTTGAAGTAGCAAATGAATTTAACTAA
- a CDS encoding XylR N-terminal domain-containing protein — protein sequence MVNSETSNHYEDKKISTTSATFGLLRKELISNLGMKRAKAFLLRYGWNLGVANAKEVLREPSNLEDMLSKGGLLHLQTGQISKMVSERTLETDENGEVVYIYATGKWIDSFEVKEHIKNHGLSNYPVCHTLAGLGSGFTSMITKRKVFLKEVKCRAMGHDECCYEMRLEEEWQDDPDMQEEIQLYKESSFIDELNFTYEQLLDQKNYIEKVSTFHDTLTTKLSEGHSIEEVIKTVSQTLDIPVTIEDLNFQARLYVGIEQDTYETLNTDFLSYISRTRSGKIQSAAYDKTFIIRGKLHNRLVTPIVVQNQTIGYMTFIYTDKSIKLEKDLMFLQRAASSAAIYFLTEKASIKGVENIKGYFLEQLLLKQYSSVSNIIYRGYYMGIDLKEPFYIASLQFSSDQRDTNNIDFHDQVIQSITRYLDMQSYQILITQFENQIVMLLPKVNDLNFKLENILRHLINQFRQVNFRIGISNESELIDSIAENLEESQIVLRINNQDSIVFFEDANIIGTLINSKNMSTIRRKAQKELQPILQLKEVKRDELLKTMYVFLMNGGNLQQSISDLSLSMSGLMYRISKIEKLLNKELRNPIAAYELLLMLDALKILGDIDVS from the coding sequence ATGGTAAATTCAGAGACATCTAATCATTACGAAGACAAAAAAATATCAACAACCTCCGCAACCTTTGGATTATTAAGAAAAGAGTTAATCAGTAATTTAGGGATGAAGAGAGCCAAGGCCTTTCTATTGAGATATGGCTGGAATCTAGGTGTAGCCAATGCAAAAGAGGTCTTACGGGAACCCTCGAATTTAGAAGATATGCTAAGTAAAGGTGGTCTTCTGCATTTACAAACTGGGCAAATTTCTAAAATGGTTTCTGAAAGAACTTTAGAAACCGATGAGAATGGAGAAGTTGTTTATATCTATGCAACGGGGAAATGGATTGATTCCTTTGAAGTAAAGGAGCATATTAAAAATCATGGTCTTTCAAATTATCCAGTCTGTCATACTCTAGCAGGACTTGGTAGTGGGTTCACTTCGATGATTACGAAAAGGAAGGTCTTTTTAAAGGAAGTCAAATGTCGTGCTATGGGGCATGATGAGTGCTGCTACGAAATGAGATTAGAAGAAGAGTGGCAGGACGATCCAGATATGCAGGAAGAAATTCAATTGTACAAGGAAAGCAGCTTCATCGATGAATTGAATTTTACCTATGAGCAATTACTTGATCAAAAGAACTATATTGAAAAGGTATCTACTTTCCATGATACATTAACCACAAAATTATCAGAGGGACATTCGATTGAAGAGGTCATAAAAACAGTATCCCAAACACTTGATATACCTGTTACTATAGAGGATTTAAATTTTCAGGCGAGACTTTATGTAGGAATTGAACAGGATACTTATGAGACATTGAATACAGACTTTTTAAGTTATATTTCAAGAACGCGAAGTGGAAAAATCCAATCAGCTGCGTATGATAAGACCTTTATTATTCGAGGGAAATTGCACAATCGCCTAGTCACACCAATCGTTGTTCAAAATCAAACGATTGGCTACATGACCTTTATTTATACTGACAAATCAATCAAACTTGAAAAGGACCTAATGTTTTTACAGCGAGCTGCAAGTTCAGCTGCCATTTATTTTTTAACTGAAAAGGCAAGTATAAAGGGAGTAGAAAATATAAAGGGGTATTTTTTAGAGCAATTACTATTAAAACAATATTCTTCGGTGTCCAATATCATATATAGAGGATATTATATGGGAATTGACCTTAAGGAACCATTTTATATTGCCTCCTTACAATTTTCTTCTGACCAGCGAGATACTAATAATATTGACTTTCATGACCAAGTGATTCAGTCAATCACAAGATATCTAGATATGCAAAGCTATCAAATTTTGATTACCCAATTTGAAAACCAAATTGTCATGCTGTTACCGAAAGTGAATGACTTAAATTTTAAGCTTGAAAATATTTTAAGGCACTTAATTAATCAGTTTCGACAAGTGAATTTCCGTATTGGAATTAGTAATGAAAGTGAATTAATTGATAGCATTGCAGAGAATCTAGAAGAATCCCAAATCGTCCTTCGCATTAACAATCAAGATTCAATTGTTTTTTTTGAAGATGCGAACATTATTGGGACATTGATCAACTCAAAAAATATGTCCACAATCCGACGTAAGGCACAAAAAGAATTACAGCCAATCTTACAGTTAAAAGAAGTAAAGAGAGACGAACTATTAAAAACCATGTACGTGTTTTTAATGAATGGAGGGAATCTGCAGCAATCCATCAGTGATCTTTCTTTATCGATGAGTGGCCTGATGTATCGAATTTCAAAGATTGAAAAACTACTAAATAAAGAATTGCGAAATCCAATTGCTGCTTATGAATTATTACTGATGTTAGATGCACTCAAAATTTTAGGGGATATTGATGTGTCTTAA
- a CDS encoding aspartate/glutamate racemase family protein — translation MKIWHQSLTSIENVPAYRDAVTAHIQKIARPDVEVVLHGMSNETYPTEYPGHFITYSYLQNLHREQFIRSALIAESAGYDCMFIGTIPDVGLLEARTLVDIPVIGYGQASLHIASMLGDRIGIVNFLAPLADQLRYNAGRYGLREKLGPIVQTKVGFFDILEGFNNPQPIIDSFVATAEEAIAQGADVIIPGEGPMNVFLATHGVTRVGDVPIIDSFAAGIKMCEALTDLKKNSGVTITRKGYYNAKPPEDAVVKLREFYNHQSNIHAGMDFGLSVKAMQE, via the coding sequence ATGAAAATTTGGCATCAAAGTCTAACCTCCATAGAGAATGTCCCAGCCTATCGGGATGCAGTCACTGCACATATACAAAAAATAGCACGTCCCGATGTCGAGGTTGTATTACATGGTATGTCAAATGAAACATATCCAACAGAATATCCTGGCCATTTTATCACCTATTCTTATTTGCAAAATTTGCACCGTGAACAATTTATACGAAGTGCATTGATAGCAGAAAGTGCAGGGTATGATTGCATGTTTATTGGAACAATTCCTGATGTAGGGCTACTAGAAGCGCGGACACTTGTTGATATTCCAGTTATTGGGTATGGTCAAGCTTCACTTCATATCGCATCTATGCTAGGAGATCGAATTGGCATAGTTAATTTTTTGGCCCCGCTAGCTGACCAATTAAGATACAATGCAGGTCGTTACGGGTTAAGAGAAAAACTCGGACCAATCGTGCAAACGAAAGTAGGGTTTTTTGATATCCTGGAAGGCTTCAATAATCCACAGCCAATCATTGATTCCTTTGTAGCAACGGCGGAGGAGGCTATAGCACAAGGTGCAGACGTCATTATTCCTGGAGAAGGTCCAATGAATGTATTCCTGGCAACCCATGGGGTAACACGAGTAGGGGATGTACCAATTATAGATTCCTTTGCAGCAGGAATCAAAATGTGTGAAGCCTTAACTGACTTAAAGAAAAATTCTGGTGTAACGATAACTCGAAAAGGCTATTACAATGCCAAACCACCTGAAGATGCTGTCGTAAAACTACGAGAATTCTATAACCATCAAAGCAATATCCATGCTGGCATGGACTTTGGGTTATCTGTGAAGGCAATGCAAGAATAG
- a CDS encoding VOC family protein, with amino-acid sequence MTKPEIAKLGYISLVTQDLEKSLVFFKEVIGLEETQVVDGVYYLRAWGDFEHHTLSLQQGEYGHVKYIGWRTKEKKDVAAFKDLLENEGMDVETIAPWSTPGIGEAIRFKVPSGHTFELYYDVQKPKASEHRKSVLKNQTYKAWAKGISPRRIDHVNLHTSEDWQVTYKFFQEILGFKLREYLKVDEGEQILAGWMSVTPLVHDVALVTRKKNEIPTNARLHHLSYWLDDSQDVLRAADICKEYNLPICGPGKHSISQALYLYVADPGSGCTVEIFTGGYLIFEPDWEPIAWKESERAQGNTYWGDSISAKEIVKYTIEA; translated from the coding sequence ATGACAAAGCCTGAAATAGCGAAACTCGGATATATTTCTCTAGTTACACAGGATTTAGAGAAATCATTAGTCTTTTTTAAAGAAGTAATTGGATTAGAGGAAACTCAGGTTGTGGATGGAGTGTATTATTTGCGAGCATGGGGGGATTTTGAGCATCATACCTTATCGCTTCAACAAGGTGAATATGGACATGTCAAGTACATTGGTTGGCGTACGAAAGAAAAAAAAGACGTGGCTGCATTTAAAGACCTATTAGAAAACGAAGGAATGGATGTTGAAACGATTGCTCCTTGGTCAACTCCAGGAATTGGTGAAGCTATTCGTTTTAAGGTTCCGAGTGGCCATACCTTTGAATTATACTATGATGTTCAAAAACCAAAAGCCTCAGAGCACCGGAAATCCGTTTTAAAAAATCAAACCTATAAAGCTTGGGCTAAAGGAATCTCGCCTCGAAGGATTGATCATGTAAATCTTCATACATCCGAGGATTGGCAAGTAACTTATAAATTTTTCCAGGAGATATTAGGATTTAAGCTAAGAGAGTATTTAAAGGTAGATGAAGGTGAACAAATCCTTGCTGGTTGGATGAGTGTCACACCGCTCGTTCATGATGTCGCTCTCGTTACTCGTAAAAAGAATGAAATTCCAACAAATGCTCGCCTGCATCATCTTTCTTACTGGTTGGATGATTCACAGGATGTATTAAGAGCCGCTGATATATGCAAAGAATACAATCTTCCAATTTGTGGTCCTGGGAAACATAGTATTTCACAAGCTTTGTATCTTTATGTTGCAGATCCAGGCAGTGGCTGTACAGTTGAAATCTTTACCGGTGGTTACTTAATATTTGAGCCGGATTGGGAGCCAATTGCATGGAAAGAATCCGAACGAGCACAGGGAAATACCTATTGGGGAGATAGCATTTCTGCTAAAGAGATTGTCAAATATACAATAGAAGCGTAA